The proteins below come from a single Solea senegalensis isolate Sse05_10M linkage group LG2, IFAPA_SoseM_1, whole genome shotgun sequence genomic window:
- the LOC122783480 gene encoding zinc finger protein 513-like: MPRRKQSNPQPVKLESEDGLVACEPSCLVLESDFLLSGELEFGDAEIMGLDREAGVTVFSLSVEEEEPSAPSDSTFPAFLSCKGCGQLLGDTPLGAGLDLGVGLDLGAELYCLSCEEGAQLAASQVEGSTPSDTSISSACDRKQEDPGELRAACDPPAKLHSCSLCAFTSRYSNHLKRHMRIHNGLKPYLCPVCPYASAQLVNLQRHARTHTGEKPYRCPQCSYACSSLGNLRRHQRMHAQERPQRRDKEKRRGRQKKNHAAAEEVVSDLTLRVSQDSGYLHTLGGLGSPSAPLPVLLFPLCCRLCGLTLEEDDLEGDKTEGEDEEDGDAQQVCRRCSLDLPSKDASAPPCGATLPCGSRRGRRGTKVYRCPHCPFLSHYPNHLARHAHTHSEEKPHSCPHCPYTSSHLDNLKRHLRVHTGEKPYQCPSCSYACGNLANLRRHERIHSGAKPFHCGVCGYSCNQSMNLKRHMLRHTGEKPYACAECNYTTGHWDNYKRHQRKHGHNTDNWDKHAPDSGFSWSGDAQETTTTTTTTQQQQQQQQRNTCFTRTEVEGRGH; encoded by the exons ATGCCGCGGAGGAAACAATCCAACCCTCAGCCGGTGAAAC TGGAGTCGGAGGACGGGCTGGTGGCGTGTGAACCCAGTTGCCTGGTGTTGGAAAGCGACTTCCTGCTGAGTGGAGAGCTGGAGTTTGGAGATGCAGAGATCATGGGTCTGGACAGAGAAGCCG GTGTGACTGTTTTCTCTCTGAGCGTGGAGGAAGAAGAACCCTCCGCTCCATCAGACTCCACGTTTCCAGCTTTCCTCTCGTGTAAAGGATGTGGTCAACTGCTGGGAGACACTCCTCTGGGAGCAGGACTCGATCTGG GTGTGGGTCTGGACCTGGGGGCGGAGCTCTACTGTCTCAGCTGTGAGGAAGGCGCCCAGCTCGCGGCCTCTCAGGTGGAAGGTTCGACTCCGTCGGACACTTCCATCAGCAGCGCCTGcgacaggaagcaggaagacCCGGGTGAGCTGCGCGCCGCGTGCGACCCCCCGGCGAAGCTTCACTCGTGCTCTCTGTGCGCCTTCACCTCGCGTTACTCCAACCACCTGAAACGCCACATGAGGATCCACAACGGCCTGAAGCCGTACCTCTGCCCCGTCTGCCCGTACGCCTCCGCCCAGCTCGTCAACCTGCAGCgccacgcgcgcacgcacaccgGGGAGAAGCCGTACCGCTGCCCGCAGTGCAGCTACGCCTGCAGCTCCCTGGGCAACCTGCGGAGGCACCAGCGCATGCACGCGCAGGAGAGACCGCAGCGGAGGGACAAGGAGAAGAGACGAGGACGACAGAAGAAAAACCACGCTGCCGCTGAAGAAG tggtGTCAGACCTGACTCTGAGAGTCTCTCAGGACTCTGGTTACCTGCACACGTTGGGAGGCCTGGGCTCTCCCTCCGCCCCCCTCCccgtcctcctcttccccctGTGCTGCCGACTGTGTGGCCTCACGCTGGAGGAGGACGACCTGGAGGGAGACAAGACTGAgggggaggacgaggaggacgggGACGCACAACAG GTGTGTCGTCGTTGCTCGTTGGACCTGCCGTCGAAAGACGCATCTGCGCCCCCTTGTGGCGCCACCTTGCCTTGTGGATCCCGGCGTGGTCGGCGAGGGACCAAAGTGTACCGCTGTCCCCACTGTCCCTTCTTGTCCCACTACCCCAACCACCTGGCGCGCCACGCCCACACCCACTCTGAGGAGAAGCCCCACAGCTGCCCTCACTGCCCTTACACGTCCTCGCACCTGGACAACCTCAAGAGACACCTGCGCGTGCACACGGGCGAGAAGCCGTACCAGTGTCCGTCCTGCAGCTACGCCTGCGGGAACCTGGCCAACCTGCGGCGCCACGAGCGCATCCACTCGGGCGCCAAGCCGTTCCACTGCGGCGTGTGCGGCTACTCCTGCAACCAGAGCATGAACCTGAAGAGGCACATGCTGCGGCACACGGGCGAGAAGCCGTACGCCTGCGCCGAGTGCAACTACACCACGGGACACTGGGACAACTACAAACGCCACCAGAGGAAGCATGGACACAACACGGACAACTGGGACAAACACGCGCCTGACAGCGGCTTCAGCTGGAGCGGAGACGCCCAggagacgacgacgacgacgacgacgacgcagcagcagcagcagcagcagcagc GAAACACCTGCTTCACACGGACCGAGGTGGAGGGACGAGGACACTGA
- the plaat1l gene encoding phospholipase A and acyltransferase 1: MGSNNSQPKLFPGDIVEFPRNKYFSHFGIYYGERDGVPYVAHLTCRDSDAKLLLFGRALRSNVRLDPLDLLGKEYKVSNMLDDSFSARDFHDVVKPAIDNLLGTDVTFDILFHNSEHQATLLRYGVKRSQQIERIYKHIMRAWKKPFEKKEL; encoded by the exons ATGGGTTCG AACAATTCTCAGCCCAAGTTGTTTCCGGGCGACATCGTGGAGTTCCCACGGAACAAATACTTCTCTCATTTTGGAATTTACTATGGAGAAAGAGACGGCGTTCCGTACGTGGCTCACCTCACCTGTCGAG ATTCCGACGCCAAACTCCTGCTCTTTGGTCGAGCTCTGAGGTCAAATGTGAGACTGGACCCTCTGGACCTGCTGGGGAAAGAAtacaag GTCAGTAACATGTTGGACGACTCGTTCTCTGCGAGGGATTTCCACGACGTGGTGAAGCCGGCCATCGACAACCTGCTGGGCACAGACGTGACCTTTGACATCCTGTTCCACAACAGCGAGCACCAGGCCACGCTGCTCAGATACGGAGTGAAGCGGTCCCAGCAG ATAGAGAGAATCTACAAACACATCATGCGGGCCTGGAAGAAGCCGTTTGAGAAAAAGGAACTGTGA